The Pirellulales bacterium genome contains a region encoding:
- a CDS encoding helix-turn-helix domain-containing protein codes for MSTMPCANRLSGARFSTNGNSHAVAPTNGHTPNRTAPERPLHRLKAVRQQQGVSLRRVARTLKIDMHEARQQEHESSDLKLSTLHAWRELLDVPMADLLEENTELSPPVLLRARLLKLMKTATAIRSESSATSSVNQLACMLIDQLIEIMPELAGVSPWHIASRRRRSREIGRIFERIMPASMFPES; via the coding sequence ATGAGTACGATGCCATGCGCCAATCGTTTGTCCGGGGCGAGATTCTCCACCAACGGCAACTCCCACGCCGTGGCGCCAACGAATGGCCACACCCCGAATCGCACCGCCCCAGAGCGCCCGCTGCACCGCCTGAAGGCCGTACGGCAGCAACAAGGGGTATCGCTCCGTCGCGTGGCCCGCACCCTCAAAATCGACATGCACGAGGCTCGTCAGCAGGAACACGAGTCCAGCGATCTTAAACTCAGCACCCTTCACGCGTGGCGCGAACTGCTCGACGTGCCAATGGCCGACCTCCTGGAAGAGAACACCGAGCTTTCGCCCCCCGTCCTCTTGCGCGCTCGGCTGCTCAAGCTCATGAAGACGGCCACCGCGATCCGCTCCGAGTCGTCCGCCACGAGCTCCGTCAACCAACTGGCGTGCATGTTGATCGATCAGCTGATCGAAATCATGCCGGAACTGGCGGGCGTGAGTCCGTGGCACATCGCCAGTCGGCGCCGCCGCTCGCGCGAGATTGGCCGCATCTTTGAGCGGATCATGCCCGCGAGCATGTTTCCCGAGAGTTGA
- the mqnE gene encoding aminofutalosine synthase MqnE, giving the protein MPANTSFTEIRRKVEAGERLSFDDGLLLYSPQTHLNELGELANLVRERKNGNFAYFNINTHLNPTNVCVYRCIFCAFRSDLREPKGYAMSDEQILARGREAVDAGCTEMHIVGGLHHQRKYDWYRHIIEILHDAHPALHLKAWTAVEINWFQHLTKKPYREILQDMIDAGLGSMPGGGAEIFHPEVRHQICEHKADSRHWFDIHRTAHQLGLKTNATMLYGHIENAYHRIDHLTRLRELQDETGGFQTFIPLAFHPDNTKLAHIKKPSSLVDLRTMAVSRLMLDNFPHIKAYWIMLGMGTAQAALAYGADDIDGTVRHELIYHDAGADTPEALTVDQLCRLIREAGREPVERDTLYHRIVRDGDRWQAAESVAVA; this is encoded by the coding sequence ATGCCAGCCAATACGAGTTTCACCGAGATCCGGCGCAAGGTGGAAGCGGGAGAGCGGCTTTCGTTTGACGATGGCCTGTTGCTCTATAGCCCGCAAACGCATTTGAACGAGCTAGGCGAGTTGGCCAACCTGGTTCGCGAGCGCAAGAATGGCAACTTCGCTTATTTCAACATCAACACGCATCTGAACCCGACGAACGTCTGCGTCTATCGCTGCATCTTTTGCGCGTTTCGCTCCGACCTGCGTGAGCCCAAAGGCTACGCGATGAGCGACGAGCAGATATTGGCGCGCGGTCGGGAGGCGGTCGACGCCGGTTGCACCGAGATGCACATTGTTGGCGGTTTGCATCACCAGCGCAAGTACGACTGGTATCGGCACATCATCGAGATCCTGCACGATGCGCATCCCGCGCTGCATCTCAAGGCGTGGACCGCCGTGGAGATCAACTGGTTTCAGCACCTGACGAAAAAGCCGTATCGCGAGATTCTGCAAGACATGATCGACGCCGGGCTAGGCAGCATGCCGGGGGGCGGGGCGGAAATCTTTCATCCCGAGGTGCGCCACCAGATCTGCGAACACAAAGCGGACTCGCGGCATTGGTTCGACATTCATCGCACGGCGCATCAACTGGGATTGAAGACGAACGCCACGATGTTGTATGGCCACATTGAGAACGCCTACCACCGCATCGACCATCTGACGCGGCTGCGCGAATTGCAGGACGAGACGGGAGGATTTCAGACGTTCATCCCGTTGGCGTTCCACCCCGACAACACCAAGCTGGCGCACATCAAAAAGCCTTCGTCACTGGTTGATCTGCGCACGATGGCGGTGAGCCGGCTGATGCTGGACAACTTTCCGCACATCAAGGCGTATTGGATCATGCTGGGGATGGGGACCGCTCAGGCCGCCTTGGCCTATGGCGCCGACGACATCGACGGCACCGTGCGGCACGAGTTGATCTATCACGACGCCGGCGCCGACACGCCAGAGGCGCTCACCGTCGATCAATTGTGTCGACTGATCCGCGAAGCGGGCCGCGAACCGGTGGAACGCGACACGCTTTACCATCGCATCGTCCGCGACGGCGACCGTTGGCAGGCCGCCGAGTCGGTGGCGGTGGCCTGA
- the ubiA gene encoding putative 4-hydroxybenzoate polyprenyltransferase, with amino-acid sequence MTLRGARHFLEMIRFSHTLFALPFALLSAILAWNENARAGSATPFRWQELVGIVLCMVFARSAAMAFNRLADRAIDARNPRTKMRHLPAGILSTRSVWVMAIVCAAGFVASTLLFLPNWWPLYLSAPVLAFLLGYSYAKRFTALAHYWLGAALMLAPIAAWIAIRGSLGWPPLVLGGAVLLWVAGFDIIYACQDFEFDRQAGLHSVPVWLGVPGALRLSAWSHLGMVALLALLPLVYGDLDKFYWLGLGIVAALLVYEHWLVRPDDLDRVNLAFFHVNWIISLLLLVVCTVDLLT; translated from the coding sequence ATGACGCTTCGCGGCGCGCGCCATTTTCTGGAGATGATTCGCTTCAGCCATACGCTGTTCGCGCTGCCGTTTGCGCTATTGTCCGCGATTTTGGCATGGAACGAGAACGCGCGCGCCGGGAGCGCGACGCCGTTCCGCTGGCAGGAGTTGGTGGGCATTGTGCTGTGCATGGTGTTTGCGCGGAGCGCGGCGATGGCGTTCAATCGATTGGCCGACCGGGCGATCGATGCGCGCAACCCGCGCACCAAGATGCGCCACTTGCCGGCTGGGATCTTGAGCACGCGGTCTGTGTGGGTCATGGCCATTGTGTGCGCGGCGGGCTTTGTGGCGAGCACGTTGTTGTTCTTGCCAAACTGGTGGCCGCTATATTTGTCGGCGCCGGTGTTGGCCTTTCTGTTGGGCTACAGCTACGCCAAGCGCTTCACGGCGCTGGCGCACTATTGGCTGGGGGCGGCGCTGATGTTGGCGCCGATCGCGGCGTGGATCGCCATACGTGGGAGCTTGGGTTGGCCGCCGCTGGTCTTGGGGGGGGCGGTGCTGTTGTGGGTGGCGGGGTTCGACATCATTTACGCCTGCCAGGATTTTGAATTCGATCGACAGGCGGGACTGCACAGCGTGCCGGTCTGGCTGGGCGTGCCGGGCGCGCTGCGGTTGTCGGCCTGGTCGCACTTGGGCATGGTCGCGCTACTGGCGCTATTGCCGCTGGTGTACGGCGACTTGGACAAGTTCTACTGGCTGGGGCTGGGCATTGTGGCGGCGCTACTGGTCTATGAGCATTGGCTGGTGCGGCCCGACGATTTGGACCGCGTGAATCTGGCTTTTTTTCACGTGAATTGGATCATCAGCCTGCTGCTGCTAGTCGTCTGCACGGTCGATTTGTTAACCTGA
- a CDS encoding UbiX family flavin prenyltransferase → MTSNLVVAITGASGAPYAVRLLDVLLSAGREVHLSISPAGQAVLKQELGIDIDLDRFELASLLPAEGRQEGLAGMLCRRRSETKRQSGQAGRVHYHHYRDLMAPIASGSFLTAGMVVCPCSGGTLSGIAHGASENLIQRAADVHLKERRKLIVVPRETPLSTVYLDNMRRLLEAGAVVLPAMPGFYHGADSVLDLVDFVVGRICDQLGVEQTLMRRWGDGE, encoded by the coding sequence ATGACGTCCAACCTGGTGGTCGCCATCACTGGGGCCAGCGGGGCCCCCTATGCCGTTCGGCTGTTGGACGTGCTGTTGTCCGCCGGGCGCGAGGTGCATTTGTCGATCAGTCCCGCCGGGCAAGCGGTGTTGAAGCAAGAGTTGGGGATCGACATCGACCTGGATCGGTTTGAGCTGGCCAGCTTGCTACCGGCGGAAGGTCGACAAGAGGGGCTGGCCGGAATGTTGTGCCGGCGCCGGAGCGAGACGAAGCGACAGTCGGGCCAAGCGGGCCGAGTTCACTATCATCACTATCGAGACTTGATGGCGCCGATTGCCAGCGGATCGTTTCTCACGGCGGGCATGGTAGTTTGTCCTTGCTCGGGAGGAACGCTGAGCGGCATCGCACACGGGGCGAGCGAGAACTTGATCCAGCGCGCGGCGGATGTGCATCTCAAGGAGCGGCGCAAGCTGATTGTCGTGCCACGAGAGACGCCGCTATCGACCGTGTATCTGGACAACATGCGGCGCCTGTTGGAGGCGGGCGCCGTGGTGCTGCCGGCGATGCCGGGATTTTATCACGGAGCGGACTCGGTATTGGACTTGGTCGATTTCGTCGTCGGGCGAATCTGCGATCAGTTGGGGGTTGAGCAAACGCTCATGCGCCGCTGGGGAGATGGGGAATGA
- the ubiE gene encoding bifunctional demethylmenaquinone methyltransferase/2-methoxy-6-polyprenyl-1,4-benzoquinol methylase UbiE yields the protein MPVDKSEQRVRQMFGEIAERYDLLNHLLSLNVDRYWRWQTVRRVPPGLKGPILDICTGTADLALAYHKAALGHVPIIAADFSHPMLVRGDQKGRQIEGRRNLHFVEADAQQLPFDDAQFQLVTVAFGLRNVTNTDQGLREMARVCRPGGKVAVLEFSMPTQPGLKQLYQFYFRHVLPRIGQTLARNRSDAYNYLPSSVQEFPSGEALCDRMRGAGLSTARHVPLTLGVATLYIGTK from the coding sequence ATGCCGGTCGACAAGTCGGAACAGCGCGTGCGGCAGATGTTCGGCGAGATCGCCGAGCGCTACGACCTGTTGAATCATCTGCTGTCGTTGAATGTCGATCGCTACTGGCGCTGGCAGACGGTGCGGCGCGTGCCGCCGGGGCTCAAAGGTCCGATACTCGATATCTGCACCGGCACGGCCGACTTGGCGCTGGCTTATCACAAAGCGGCGCTGGGGCACGTGCCGATCATTGCCGCCGACTTCAGCCATCCCATGCTGGTGCGCGGCGACCAAAAAGGGCGCCAGATCGAGGGGCGGCGTAATCTGCATTTTGTCGAGGCCGACGCGCAGCAGTTGCCGTTTGACGACGCGCAATTTCAACTGGTGACCGTAGCGTTTGGCTTGCGGAACGTCACTAACACCGACCAGGGACTGCGCGAAATGGCGCGGGTGTGCCGGCCGGGCGGCAAGGTGGCTGTGCTGGAATTTTCGATGCCGACTCAGCCCGGGCTCAAGCAACTGTATCAATTTTACTTTCGCCATGTGCTGCCGCGCATCGGGCAGACGCTCGCCCGCAATCGCAGCGACGCTTACAATTATTTGCCATCTAGCGTGCAGGAATTTCCGTCTGGCGAGGCGCTGTGCGATCGCATGCGGGGGGCCGGATTGTCGACGGCGCGGCACGTGCCGCTGACGCTGGGCGTGGCGACTCTCTATATCGGAACCAAATGA